Proteins encoded by one window of Desulfuromonadales bacterium:
- a CDS encoding gamma-glutamylcyclotransferase encodes MFYFAYGENMDEATLAARGVSFTKVCTGKVRHLRLSFQKPGEDGTGKADLKDDKGGVTEGVVYDVPEASLANLDVYEGVDKGHYRRQTVTVQTSRGELECVLYRAAKFKGGLKPNSAYLQTIIRGAEAHRLSPEYITYLKSHDTMAPSA; translated from the coding sequence ATGTTCTATTTCGCCTACGGCGAGAACATGGACGAAGCCACACTGGCGGCGCGTGGGGTGAGCTTCACCAAGGTCTGCACCGGCAAGGTGCGCCATCTGCGGCTGTCGTTTCAGAAACCCGGCGAGGATGGGACCGGCAAGGCCGACCTCAAGGATGACAAGGGGGGAGTGACCGAAGGGGTGGTTTATGATGTCCCCGAGGCGAGTCTGGCCAATCTCGATGTCTACGAAGGGGTCGACAAGGGGCATTACCGGCGCCAGACCGTGACCGTACAGACGTCGCGCGGCGAACTTGAATGTGTGCTCTACCGTGCGGCCAAGTTCAAAGGCGGCCTGAAGCCGAATTCGGCCTATCTGCAGACCATCATCCGGGGGGCGGAGGCGCATCGTCTATCACCGGAGTACATTACTTATCTTAAGTCGCACGATACCATGGCGCCTTCGGCGTAA
- a CDS encoding M3 family oligoendopeptidase, which produces MSPTDESHLSWDLTPLYAGPDDPRWAVDLERARERGRSFRHDFRGRIRSENLTAELLAAALRSYEELQKAGLKPYLYAQLLFAGDSAPDPHKALMARAREVWSAVAEETLFFELELLDVDEERMAALFRDSEVAPYVHYLQQVRVHAPYTLSEEVEQALKRKDLSGREAFVQLFEELTSSLKFTFRLPIEEASREVTGEELLALLYHPEREVRERAFAVFLEKHAENALVLTSCFNNLLLDHGKEVELRRYPDLMTPTLLANETDAAMVERLMEVTENNYGVAREYFDLKRRLLKLPQMKNTDLYAPLGTESRQVPFAEAKETVLAAFRSFAPPLAKAAEGFFANRRIDVLPRPGKSGGAFCQGMLPGLHPYVLLNYTGTMRDVATLAHELGHGVHFALSQGQNLFHYQAPLPFAETASVFGEMLLTRYLLDRETNRQVKIELLCAKLEDIIATTFRQNVLTRFELAAHRRRAEGLLAPDDLCALWWAENGKLYGDAVEMIEPYRWGWSYISHFIHARFYCYSYVFGELLVLALYQKYLEEGSGFVPKFLELLSRGGSRKPADLLAPFGIDLTDPDFWQKGYDFVGGLLRELRQLVEQE; this is translated from the coding sequence ATGAGCCCCACCGACGAAAGTCACCTGAGCTGGGACCTCACCCCCCTCTATGCCGGCCCTGACGACCCCCGCTGGGCCGTCGATCTGGAGCGGGCGCGGGAGCGCGGCAGATCTTTCCGCCACGATTTCCGCGGCCGCATCCGTTCGGAAAACCTCACCGCAGAATTGCTGGCAGCCGCGCTGCGCAGCTACGAGGAGCTGCAGAAGGCGGGCCTCAAGCCGTATCTTTACGCCCAACTTCTCTTCGCAGGCGACAGCGCCCCGGACCCCCACAAGGCCCTCATGGCCCGCGCCCGGGAGGTCTGGAGCGCCGTGGCCGAGGAAACCCTCTTTTTTGAGCTGGAACTGCTGGATGTCGACGAGGAACGGATGGCCGCCCTGTTCAGAGACTCGGAGGTGGCGCCCTATGTCCACTACCTGCAGCAGGTGAGGGTGCATGCCCCCTATACCCTCTCCGAAGAGGTGGAGCAGGCGCTCAAGCGCAAGGACCTCTCAGGCAGGGAAGCCTTCGTCCAACTCTTCGAAGAGTTGACCTCCTCGCTGAAGTTCACCTTTCGCCTGCCGATTGAGGAAGCGTCCCGGGAGGTAACCGGAGAAGAGTTGCTGGCCCTGCTCTATCACCCGGAGCGGGAGGTGCGAGAGAGAGCCTTCGCCGTCTTCCTGGAGAAGCATGCCGAAAACGCTCTGGTGCTCACCTCCTGCTTCAACAACCTCCTGCTCGACCATGGCAAAGAGGTCGAGTTGCGTCGGTATCCCGACCTCATGACCCCCACCCTTCTGGCCAATGAGACGGATGCCGCCATGGTGGAGCGCCTGATGGAGGTCACCGAGAACAACTACGGGGTCGCCCGGGAATACTTCGACCTCAAGCGCCGGTTGCTGAAGCTTCCGCAGATGAAGAACACCGATCTCTATGCGCCGCTTGGGACGGAGAGTCGGCAGGTTCCCTTCGCCGAGGCGAAAGAGACAGTATTGGCCGCCTTTCGCAGCTTCGCGCCGCCGTTGGCGAAGGCGGCCGAGGGGTTCTTCGCCAACCGGCGGATCGATGTGCTCCCCCGGCCGGGGAAGAGCGGCGGCGCCTTTTGCCAGGGGATGCTGCCGGGGCTTCACCCTTACGTGCTGCTCAACTACACGGGCACCATGCGGGATGTCGCCACCCTCGCCCACGAACTGGGACATGGCGTCCACTTCGCGCTTTCCCAAGGGCAGAATCTCTTCCATTACCAGGCTCCGCTCCCCTTTGCCGAGACGGCCAGCGTCTTTGGCGAAATGCTGCTGACCCGGTATCTCCTCGACCGCGAAACTAATCGGCAGGTAAAGATCGAGCTCCTTTGCGCCAAACTGGAAGACATTATCGCCACCACTTTTCGCCAGAACGTGCTCACCCGCTTCGAGCTGGCGGCGCACCGTCGGCGGGCCGAAGGGCTGCTGGCCCCCGACGATCTCTGTGCGCTCTGGTGGGCAGAGAACGGGAAGCTTTATGGCGACGCGGTGGAGATGATCGAGCCTTACCGCTGGGGCTGGAGCTACATCAGTCACTTTATTCACGCCCGATTCTACTGCTATTCCTACGTTTTTGGCGAACTGCTGGTGCTGGCCCTCTACCAGAAATACCTGGAGGAGGGGAGCGGCTTCGTGCCCAAGTTCCTGGAGCTGCTCTCCCGCGGTGGCAGCCGGAAACCGGCCGACCTGCTGGCACCGTTCGGCATCGATCTGACCGACCCGGACTTCTGGCAGAAGGGGTATGACTTCGTAGGTGGGTTGCTGCGGGAGTTGCGGCAGCTCGTGGAGCAGGAATAA
- a CDS encoding DEAD/DEAH box helicase: MSFSALQLDPSLLKAITDCGYTAPTPIQSQAIPEALAGRDLIASAQTGTGKTAAFMLPALQRLATLVKGPKGAPRVLVLTPTRELAAQVTDATRTYGRYLRIRSAVILGGVPYGPQFRDLSQPIDLVVATPGRLLDHLDRGSLDLSRLELLILDEADRMLDMGFKEDVEKVCAAAPKGRQTLLFTATMDATMARLAASLLHEPARIEVVGKQTTHEQIEQRLHVADNLEHKQRLLERLVSEPAVTRAIIFAGTRRDAERLAGELSSQGHRAHALHGEMNQVARNRTVDNLRKGRVRLLVATDVAARGLDVKEISHVINFDLPKFAEDYVHRIGRTGRAGASGTAVSLASATDFAALQRIQRFIGQQLPQHVLPGLEPTCILRAPAEKARRRPGGPQGKARRPFADRDKAGASSGYQGKKGAAGSRQPAREPVVSYRSSKPGGKGASAR, translated from the coding sequence ATGTCTTTTTCCGCCCTGCAACTCGATCCGTCCCTGCTCAAAGCCATCACCGATTGCGGCTACACCGCCCCGACCCCGATTCAATCCCAGGCCATTCCCGAGGCCCTGGCCGGCCGCGACCTGATCGCTTCGGCCCAGACCGGCACCGGCAAGACCGCCGCCTTCATGCTCCCGGCCCTGCAGCGTCTCGCCACCCTGGTCAAAGGGCCCAAGGGTGCCCCGCGAGTGCTGGTGCTGACCCCGACCCGCGAACTGGCCGCCCAGGTGACGGACGCCACCCGCACCTATGGCCGCTATCTGCGCATTCGCAGCGCCGTGATCCTCGGCGGGGTCCCCTATGGCCCGCAGTTCCGCGACCTTTCGCAGCCCATTGATCTGGTGGTGGCGACGCCGGGGCGTCTGCTCGATCATCTGGACCGGGGAAGCCTCGATCTGTCCCGCCTGGAACTGTTGATCCTCGACGAAGCCGACCGCATGCTGGACATGGGCTTCAAGGAGGATGTGGAGAAGGTCTGTGCCGCCGCCCCCAAGGGACGCCAGACCCTGCTCTTTACCGCCACCATGGATGCCACCATGGCGCGTCTGGCCGCCAGCCTGCTGCACGAGCCGGCGCGCATCGAGGTGGTCGGCAAGCAGACCACCCATGAGCAGATCGAGCAGCGCCTGCACGTGGCCGACAACCTCGAGCACAAGCAGCGCCTGCTCGAACGCCTGGTGAGCGAACCGGCCGTGACCCGTGCGATCATTTTTGCCGGCACTCGCCGGGACGCCGAACGCCTGGCCGGGGAACTCTCCAGCCAGGGACACCGGGCCCATGCCCTGCACGGCGAGATGAACCAGGTGGCCCGCAACCGGACGGTGGATAACCTGCGCAAGGGACGGGTGCGTTTGCTGGTCGCGACCGATGTTGCCGCCCGGGGACTCGACGTCAAGGAAATCAGCCACGTCATCAACTTCGACCTGCCCAAGTTTGCCGAAGACTACGTTCACCGCATCGGCCGCACCGGCCGGGCCGGCGCCTCGGGGACAGCCGTCTCCCTCGCTTCGGCGACGGACTTTGCCGCCCTGCAGCGCATCCAGCGCTTCATCGGCCAGCAGTTGCCGCAGCATGTGCTGCCGGGCCTGGAGCCCACCTGCATCCTGCGCGCGCCGGCCGAGAAAGCCCGCCGTCGTCCCGGCGGGCCCCAAGGCAAGGCCCGGCGCCCGTTTGCCGACCGCGACAAGGCCGGCGCCAGCAGCGGCTACCAGGGGAAGAAGGGTGCCGCCGGTTCCCGGCAGCCGGCCCGGGAGCCGGTGGTCTCTTACCGCAGCAGCAAGCCGGGCGGCAAGGGTGCGTCGGCACGCTGA
- the tkt gene encoding transketolase, whose amino-acid sequence MHPHPAIDPVQAVESIATIRLLAVDAVEQANSGHPGTPMEAAPIAYLLFTRHLRFNPGNPDWPGRDRFILSCGHASMLLYSMLHLSGYDLPLEEIRNFRQLGSRTPGHPEFGHTPGVETTTGPLGQGFAVGVGMAMGGRFLAEQVDPELFAYRVYGLCSDGDLMEGVAAEAASLAGHLRLGNLIYLYLDNRITIEGETDLAFSEEVATRFLAYGWHVQRVEGENLPEIDTALERAKDDARPSLIIARTHIAAGAPNLQDSPEAHGAPLGQKEVRLLKARLGRDPEATFVIPETVAAHLGAAKARGAQLERAWRAELAGRADGGSMLLAAWREAAEGRFPSGWDRQLPAFTPADGQMATRKASGIVLNALATRLPFLLGGSADLAPSNNTELKGQSAFHLGGSGRNIHFGVREHAMGAVLNGLAHTPGLRPYGGTFLIFADYMRPPIRLSAMMGIAPIYVFTHDSVGLGEDGPTHQPVEQLPGLRAVPNLTVIRPADANETTEAWRLAIENRTGPTALILSRQNLPVLDRSRYAAAEGVRRGGYVLAGEEGPLAAILIATGSEVHPALAARELLQQEGFGIRVISLPCWEIFAAQEHSYRDEVLPAACPVRVAVEAAAPLGWERYVGPAGAVVAMTGFGASAPGSELLKHFGFTAENIAAQIKVLLEAQG is encoded by the coding sequence ATGCACCCGCACCCTGCAATCGATCCGGTCCAGGCCGTAGAGAGTATCGCCACCATCCGCCTGCTGGCCGTCGACGCCGTCGAGCAGGCAAACTCGGGGCATCCTGGCACCCCCATGGAAGCTGCCCCCATTGCCTATCTCCTCTTCACCCGGCATCTGCGCTTCAACCCCGGCAATCCCGACTGGCCGGGACGGGACCGCTTCATCCTCTCCTGCGGCCACGCCTCCATGCTTCTCTACTCGATGCTGCACCTCAGCGGCTACGACCTGCCGCTGGAGGAGATCAGGAACTTTCGGCAACTTGGCAGCCGTACCCCCGGGCATCCCGAGTTCGGCCACACCCCGGGCGTCGAGACGACCACCGGCCCGCTCGGCCAGGGTTTCGCCGTCGGCGTCGGCATGGCCATGGGCGGCCGCTTTCTGGCCGAGCAGGTCGACCCTGAGCTGTTCGCCTACCGTGTCTACGGCCTCTGCTCCGACGGCGATCTGATGGAGGGAGTCGCTGCCGAAGCCGCGTCGCTCGCCGGCCACCTGCGACTGGGGAACCTGATCTACCTCTACCTCGACAATCGCATCACCATCGAGGGGGAGACCGATCTCGCCTTCAGCGAGGAAGTGGCGACCCGCTTCCTTGCCTACGGCTGGCACGTGCAACGGGTGGAGGGGGAGAACCTGCCGGAGATCGACACCGCTCTCGAGCGAGCCAAGGATGATGCCCGTCCGTCGCTGATCATCGCCCGCACCCACATCGCCGCCGGTGCGCCGAACCTGCAGGATTCCCCCGAGGCACACGGTGCCCCCCTGGGGCAGAAAGAGGTGCGCCTGCTCAAGGCGCGCCTCGGACGCGATCCGGAGGCCACCTTCGTTATCCCTGAGACGGTGGCGGCCCACCTGGGCGCAGCCAAGGCAAGGGGTGCGCAGCTGGAACGCGCCTGGCGCGCTGAACTGGCCGGAAGGGCCGACGGTGGCTCCATGCTCCTCGCCGCCTGGCGGGAGGCCGCCGAGGGGCGCTTCCCCTCCGGCTGGGACCGGCAGTTGCCTGCCTTCACCCCGGCCGATGGGCAGATGGCGACCCGCAAGGCGAGCGGCATCGTCCTTAACGCCCTGGCGACCCGCCTCCCCTTTCTGCTCGGCGGCTCAGCCGACCTCGCCCCGTCCAACAACACCGAACTCAAGGGACAGAGTGCGTTTCACCTCGGCGGCAGCGGCCGCAACATCCACTTCGGAGTGCGCGAGCACGCCATGGGTGCAGTCCTCAACGGCCTTGCGCACACCCCGGGGCTGCGTCCCTACGGAGGCACCTTTCTGATCTTTGCCGACTACATGCGCCCCCCGATTCGGCTCTCGGCGATGATGGGGATCGCCCCGATCTACGTCTTCACCCACGATTCGGTCGGCCTCGGTGAAGATGGCCCGACCCACCAGCCGGTGGAGCAACTCCCAGGCCTGCGCGCCGTGCCCAACCTCACCGTCATCCGTCCGGCCGATGCCAACGAGACAACGGAGGCCTGGCGGCTGGCGATCGAGAACCGAACCGGCCCGACCGCCCTCATTCTCTCCCGGCAGAACCTGCCGGTCCTCGACCGCAGCCGCTACGCCGCCGCCGAGGGGGTGCGGCGCGGCGGCTACGTTCTGGCCGGGGAGGAGGGGCCGCTCGCCGCCATCCTCATCGCCACGGGCTCGGAAGTCCACCCTGCGCTGGCCGCCCGCGAACTGCTGCAGCAGGAGGGTTTCGGCATCCGGGTCATCTCCCTCCCCTGTTGGGAGATTTTCGCGGCGCAGGAGCACAGCTACCGCGATGAGGTGCTGCCGGCCGCCTGCCCGGTGCGGGTGGCAGTGGAGGCGGCCGCTCCTCTCGGATGGGAGCGTTATGTCGGACCGGCCGGAGCCGTCGTCGCCATGACCGGCTTCGGCGCCAGCGCTCCGGGCAGCGAGTTGCTCAAGCACTTCGGCTTTACCGCCGAGAACATTGCCGCCCAAATCAAGGTGCTGCTCGAAGCGCAAGGTTGA